ACAGTGTTCTCCTACTTTTTGTTCAGTGAGCCCCTCTCTTGGCACGTAGTCGTGGGTGGTGCTTTGATCTGTTTAGCGTTATATGCTACGTCGATAAATACAAAATAAACAACAAAGCTGTAGGATACTCAGGTCTTTAGTTCTTTTGGAGTGGTTATTTGCATAAGCTGTTTATGTCAGTTTTATGTTAAAATTAACTTGGTTTTAGAGAACGAATTGTGTAAAATGTAACTGTTTGGAGGTGACCATATGTCAACAGAATCTCTTAACCCATTGGTCAATGCGCAGAAACAGATCAAGGCTGCTTGCGACCTCTTGGGTTTGGATCCCGCAGTTTATGAAATGTTAAAAGAACCTATGCGTGTTTTAGAGGTTTCCATTCCTGTTAGGATGGACGATGGTAGTTTAAGAGTGTTCAAAGGCTGGAGATCTCAGCACAACGATGCCTTAGGCCCCACAAAAGGCGGTATAAGGTTCCACCAGAATGTTAATTTGGATGAAGTAAAGGCTTTGTCAATGTGGATGACATTCAAGTGTGGAGTCTTGGGTCTCCCTTACGGTGGCGGTAAGGGTGGAGTATGCGTTGATCCGACAAAGCTCTCAAAGAGGGAATTAGAACAGTTAAGCCGCGGCTATATCAGAGCCATTGCAACCATTGTGGGTCCTGAACTGGACATACCCGCACCAGATGTGGGTACTAATGCTGAGATCATGGCTTGGATGGTGGACGAATACAGCAAAATTAAAGGTTATAACAGTTTCGGTGTGATAACTGGTAAACCACTCATACTTGGTGGTTCCAAAGGTCGTACCGATGCAACTGGGTATGGTGTGGCTTTGACTGCACGGGAAGGCGCAAAGCGTTTGGGCATGGACTTTAACAAGTGCACTGTGGCATTGCAGGGTTTTGGTAATGTGGGTAGCTACAGTGGACTCTACCTGCACCGCTTAGGTGGAAAGGTAATTGCAGTTACTGACGTATTCGGAGGTATTTACAATAAGGACGGTATCGACATTGAGAAGCTCATGGAGCATGTGAAGAAGACAGGTTCCGTGGTGAACTTCCCCGGTACGACGTCTATTAACAATGAGCAATTACTTAGC
The genomic region above belongs to Coprothermobacter proteolyticus DSM 5265 and contains:
- a CDS encoding Glu/Leu/Phe/Val family dehydrogenase; translated protein: MSTESLNPLVNAQKQIKAACDLLGLDPAVYEMLKEPMRVLEVSIPVRMDDGSLRVFKGWRSQHNDALGPTKGGIRFHQNVNLDEVKALSMWMTFKCGVLGLPYGGGKGGVCVDPTKLSKRELEQLSRGYIRAIATIVGPELDIPAPDVGTNAEIMAWMVDEYSKIKGYNSFGVITGKPLILGGSKGRTDATGYGVALTAREGAKRLGMDFNKCTVALQGFGNVGSYSGLYLHRLGGKVIAVTDVFGGIYNKDGIDIEKLMEHVKKTGSVVNFPGTTSINNEQLLSLDVDILALCALENQITADNADTIKAKMIVEGANGPVTPEADKILDSKGIFVCPDILTNAGGVMVSYFEWVQNLTNLYWSEEEVKQRQEEGMVEAFKAVYDLAQQYKVNMRTAAYMISIKRVYEAMKARGWV